In Tsukamurella tyrosinosolvens, the genomic window ATCGGAGTGGGCGTCAGGGAATCGAATCCGAGCGCCTTGACAGTGGGGTCGAAGCTCACTCCGCCCGAGCTGTTCGAGGAGACGACCGCGTCGATCGGGTAGCGCCACCCCGTCGGGTCGACCCAGACGAGCTGCTCCTGCGCGACCGAGTCGTCACCGTTGCCGACGACGCGGGCGTAGAACCCGGCGCCGGGGCGCGTCACGGTTGCCGTGGCCTGGTCGGTCGAGCCGTTGTTCGGCACGAGCGTCACCGCGGCGGTGCGTCCCGACTGAGTAAGCGGCATGCGGGGCTTGGTGAAGATCGAGGCCCGCGCAACGAGGTCGCCCCGGGTCTTGGCCCAGTTCCAGCAGATCGCAGAATCGGTGACGAGGGTGGGGACAGAGGAGGGGAACCGTCCGTCGTCGACGAGCTTCACCCGCGGCTGCGCCTGCACGGATGCGGGGTCGTCGACCAGGCGCTGCGCCGAGCCGGTGTTGACCATCATCTGCGCAAGCACGGGCGAGACCTGCTGGACGCCGGTCTTTCCGACGAGGTAGAAGGTGCGTCCGCCCGAGGTCGTGGTGACCGTGAGGACATCGCCGACGTTCGAGCCGGTGACCTTGGTGCTCGGCGTTCCCTGATCCGCCAGCTTCGGCGCCGTGAGCACCGGCGAAGTGCCGATCGCCGTGAGAAGCGAGGAGGAGACGGTGATGGCCGCATCGATCACTGCGGGAGTGAGTCCGAGTGCGGCCTGCGCGGCGTAGTCGTCCCTGCCGATCTCGGCGCGGGTGTCCCGGTAGATCAGCCAGAGCTTGTCGCGATCGTTGGCGGACTTGACCAGGATGGCCCGCGAGTCTCCGAGGTCGGTGCCGCGGTCGAGCAGGTCGGTGCCGGCGATCACGGCGGTAGTGATGTCGCCGGCCTTGACCAGGGACAGTGGAACCGCGGTATCCCGCCAGTCGCAGACGGACCAGACCGCGTCGTCGTCCGTTCGCGGCACGAGGGTCTGCGGCCCGTTCGGAATGCCCATCGGCTCACCGGCCGGCATCGAGGACAGCGTGCTCGCGCTGATCACCTTCGCGTCGGCGGCCTTCCCGACAATCAGGCGCGCGGAGGCCAGGTTGCTGACGGGGTGCATCGCGCCGTTGAACTGGACGAACAGGCCTCCCTCGCGGGTGATCACGATCTCCGAAAGACTTGAGTCCGGCTTCGGACTGAGCAGTCCCACCAGGAAGGCGACCAGGACCAGCAGGATCCCGAGTACGTAGCCGAAGCCCTCCCCGCTGCGGATGCGGGTCTGCGGGGAACCGAGTCCCCGCGGGTCATGCCGCGAGAGCGCTTCATCGAGGCGCAGCAGCTCGCGGATGTACCCCTTGCGGCCTCGCTTGGTTGTCAGATACCAGGGCACGGGCCCCTACCTCCTTCGGTGCGTCGCCGGCGAGAAGCGCCTGGCGTGTCCGTTCGCCGAGCGAGGTTGGCAGCGATCCCTTCGTCCGCGGTGGTGCGGCGCGATCTCCAACGGAGCTCGCACATGGAGGCGAGCAGTGCGCCCGAGTCGCGCGCCCGGGATACGCGCGCGCCGTTCACAGGTGCTGCAGATGTGGCCAGATGTAGCCAAGTGTCGTCAGGTGGTTCTGTCGCACAG contains:
- the eccB gene encoding type VII secretion protein EccB, with the translated sequence MPWYLTTKRGRKGYIRELLRLDEALSRHDPRGLGSPQTRIRSGEGFGYVLGILLVLVAFLVGLLSPKPDSSLSEIVITREGGLFVQFNGAMHPVSNLASARLIVGKAADAKVISASTLSSMPAGEPMGIPNGPQTLVPRTDDDAVWSVCDWRDTAVPLSLVKAGDITTAVIAGTDLLDRGTDLGDSRAILVKSANDRDKLWLIYRDTRAEIGRDDYAAQAALGLTPAVIDAAITVSSSLLTAIGTSPVLTAPKLADQGTPSTKVTGSNVGDVLTVTTTSGGRTFYLVGKTGVQQVSPVLAQMMVNTGSAQRLVDDPASVQAQPRVKLVDDGRFPSSVPTLVTDSAICWNWAKTRGDLVARASIFTKPRMPLTQSGRTAAVTLVPNNGSTDQATATVTRPGAGFYARVVGNGDDSVAQEQLVWVDPTGWRYPIDAVVSSNSSGGVSFDPTVKALGFDSLTPTPIPWAVARLYTPGPSLSIKNAQVKTGSIVAERQTPFAPTNQGRPAQATPPADASADPSAAPSSGAPKP